A single region of the Prevotella sp. HUN102 genome encodes:
- a CDS encoding porin, with amino-acid sequence MQRKHISLLALCLLTGISVSAQVEQKVDRKPSVHGTIRGKYEYQPEDEKGRFEVRTARISIDGKVTDWVSYKAEIDLSDEGKIKMLDAYTRLTPIKKFDFRIGQMRVPFTIDAHRSPHQQYFANRSFIAKQVGNVRDVGATVGYTFNPGFPIKLEAGVFNGSGLTNQKDFWTNNINYSAKVQFMFPRGFNLTLSAQKIKPDNISVMMYDAGAYYHAHNWHIELEYLYKHYSKEAFRPAHSVDAFVNYDIPLRNKFFSKVSPLLRYDFMSDHSDGIRYLNGEQDEAGKMKFTDYKRSRITGGVTFSIDRPFISDIRINYEKYFYGDNAVPKKSEKDKFVIEVMTRF; translated from the coding sequence ATGCAAAGAAAACATATAAGTCTTTTGGCATTGTGCTTGCTTACAGGAATTTCAGTATCTGCGCAAGTGGAGCAGAAAGTGGACAGAAAGCCCAGCGTTCACGGCACTATCCGTGGAAAATATGAGTATCAGCCTGAAGATGAAAAGGGAAGATTTGAAGTGAGAACCGCCCGAATCAGCATAGATGGCAAAGTAACCGACTGGGTTAGCTACAAGGCTGAAATCGATTTGTCTGACGAAGGCAAAATCAAGATGCTCGATGCCTATACACGCCTGACTCCAATCAAGAAGTTTGATTTCAGAATCGGACAGATGCGCGTGCCGTTTACGATTGACGCACACCGTTCTCCTCATCAGCAGTATTTTGCCAACCGTTCGTTCATTGCAAAGCAAGTGGGCAATGTGCGCGACGTAGGTGCTACGGTGGGCTATACTTTCAATCCGGGTTTTCCGATAAAGCTGGAGGCAGGTGTTTTCAACGGGTCGGGGCTGACCAATCAGAAGGATTTCTGGACAAACAATATCAACTATTCTGCCAAGGTGCAGTTTATGTTTCCACGTGGCTTCAATCTGACTTTGAGTGCGCAGAAAATCAAACCAGACAATATTTCGGTGATGATGTACGATGCCGGCGCATACTATCACGCACACAACTGGCACATAGAACTGGAATATCTCTACAAGCATTACAGCAAGGAGGCTTTCCGTCCGGCACATTCTGTGGATGCTTTCGTGAACTACGACATACCTTTGCGCAATAAATTCTTCTCAAAGGTATCCCCTCTGCTCCGTTACGACTTTATGAGCGACCACAGCGATGGTATCCGTTATTTGAACGGAGAGCAGGACGAAGCTGGAAAAATGAAGTTCACAGACTACAAACGTTCGAGAATCACGGGTGGCGTTACGTTCAGCATCGACCGTCCGTTCATCTCAGACATCCGAATCAACTACGAAAAATATTTCTATGGCGACAATGCCGTGCCAAAGAAGTCGGAAAAAGACAAGTTCGTGATTGAGGTAATGACCAGATTCTGA
- a CDS encoding site-specific integrase → MQREKFKVLLYLKKSGLDKSGQAPIMGRITYGRTIAQFSCKLSCDPKLWNARESRLNGKSREAVATNGKLERLLLSVQSAYRLLCERCAVFTATDIKEQFQGSMQTQITFLERYDRMVEEMEQKVGIEIKATTMSSYHTVRKHLQAFIREKYRTADIPFGQIEEDFLECLQHYSVGKLGHSQGHYRTMALAVKKVCRLAYREGLTERQLFAHVQIERGENKQPRALDRASLDKLQGLTFEPYEVELETVRNLFLFSCYTGVAYCDMVALNREHLFTDDEGALWLKFHRQKTDTLCRVKLLPEAVHLIERYQSDERTTLFAPIAYSAYLVQLKALQLRAGISIPLSAHVGRHTFATLITLERGVPIETVSRMLGHSNIQTTERYAHVTPKKLFDEFKRFLSFTENLTLTL, encoded by the coding sequence ATGCAAAGAGAAAAATTCAAGGTTTTGCTCTACCTCAAAAAGAGCGGATTGGACAAGTCGGGGCAAGCCCCGATAATGGGGCGTATAACCTACGGGCGAACCATCGCCCAATTCAGTTGTAAGCTCTCGTGCGATCCGAAGTTGTGGAATGCTCGTGAGAGCAGACTGAACGGCAAAAGCCGTGAAGCGGTGGCAACGAATGGCAAGTTAGAACGATTACTTCTTTCGGTACAATCGGCTTATCGACTCCTTTGTGAGCGATGTGCGGTCTTTACGGCAACAGACATCAAAGAGCAGTTCCAAGGAAGTATGCAAACTCAAATCACCTTTTTGGAGCGATACGACCGAATGGTCGAAGAGATGGAACAAAAGGTGGGTATCGAAATAAAGGCTACAACTATGAGTAGTTACCACACTGTTCGCAAGCACTTACAAGCCTTTATCCGAGAGAAGTACCGCACGGCAGATATTCCTTTCGGACAGATAGAAGAAGATTTCTTGGAATGCCTGCAACACTACTCGGTCGGGAAGCTGGGACATTCGCAAGGTCATTACCGAACGATGGCATTAGCCGTGAAGAAAGTCTGCCGTTTGGCGTATCGTGAAGGCTTGACAGAGCGACAATTGTTCGCTCACGTACAGATAGAACGAGGAGAGAATAAACAACCTCGTGCGTTGGATAGAGCTTCGTTGGATAAGTTGCAGGGCTTGACCTTTGAGCCGTATGAAGTGGAGTTGGAGACCGTTCGCAATCTCTTTCTATTCTCTTGTTATACGGGTGTCGCTTATTGCGATATGGTTGCCCTGAATCGGGAACATCTCTTTACGGATGATGAAGGGGCATTGTGGCTGAAGTTCCACAGACAAAAGACCGATACGCTTTGTCGTGTAAAGCTCTTGCCTGAAGCCGTTCATTTGATAGAGCGTTATCAATCTGACGAACGAACCACGCTATTTGCTCCCATTGCTTATTCGGCTTACCTCGTCCAACTCAAAGCCCTGCAACTTCGAGCCGGTATCTCCATTCCCCTTTCGGCACATGTTGGGAGGCACACCTTTGCTACCTTGATTACATTGGAACGAGGTGTTCCCATCGAAACCGTGAGCCGAATGCTGGGGCATAGCAACATCCAAACGACCGAGCGGTATGCCCACGTTACCCCGAAGAAGCTCTTCGATGAGTTCAAGCGATTTCTCTCTTTCACTGAAAACCTAACCTTAACCCTATAA
- a CDS encoding site-specific integrase: MRSTFKILFYINKSKTKADGTTTILCRITIDGANAVITTGESTTHHDWSVKRGETTDKKINQRLQAFREEIEQGYNTLLYKYGAVSAELLKNYLQGIGRTPTTLLALSAEELKAQRASKSEGTYSNNRCSDRQLNAFVRSRGEKDILLTTLTIEFFDDYRFHLKKEGYAPATMKKHLCWLSRLMYRAVSQGTIRFNPFEEAKYEAVERKPRFLSKGDVAKLLAFPLQEEGAELSRRMFLFSVFTGLAFADLQSLRASQIETNSEGKRYIRKARQKTEVESLIPLHPIAEQILSLYTKEKSREDYKIFPDTMSKGKLLTHLKAVGMACGIRTTLTWHVGRHSFGTLTLEAGIPIESIAKMMGHSSIASTQIYAQITDQKIATDMDRLMIKNEY, translated from the coding sequence ATGCGTAGTACATTCAAAATCCTATTCTATATCAATAAGAGCAAAACCAAAGCGGACGGCACAACGACAATCCTCTGCCGTATCACCATAGACGGAGCGAACGCAGTGATAACCACAGGCGAAAGCACCACTCACCACGATTGGAGCGTGAAGCGAGGGGAAACAACGGACAAGAAGATAAACCAACGCCTGCAAGCCTTTCGGGAGGAAATCGAACAGGGGTACAATACCTTGCTCTACAAATATGGAGCGGTGAGTGCCGAGTTGCTGAAGAACTACTTACAAGGTATCGGGAGAACTCCGACAACACTTCTTGCCCTCAGTGCAGAAGAACTCAAAGCCCAACGAGCAAGCAAGAGCGAGGGGACGTACAGTAACAATCGGTGTTCCGACAGACAGCTTAACGCATTTGTACGAAGTCGTGGCGAGAAGGATATTCTCCTAACGACTCTCACGATAGAGTTCTTTGATGATTATCGTTTCCATTTGAAGAAAGAGGGCTATGCCCCTGCAACGATGAAGAAGCATTTATGCTGGTTGAGTCGGTTGATGTATCGAGCCGTCAGTCAAGGCACAATACGCTTCAATCCGTTTGAGGAGGCGAAGTACGAAGCCGTGGAGCGCAAACCTCGTTTCCTGAGCAAGGGTGACGTGGCAAAGCTCTTGGCATTCCCATTACAGGAAGAAGGAGCAGAACTAAGCCGAAGGATGTTTCTTTTCTCCGTCTTTACGGGTTTGGCATTTGCTGACTTACAGAGCCTGCGAGCCTCACAAATCGAAACGAACAGCGAGGGGAAGCGGTATATCCGCAAAGCAAGACAGAAGACGGAGGTGGAAAGTTTGATCCCTCTGCATCCGATAGCGGAGCAGATACTTTCGCTTTACACAAAGGAGAAAAGCAGGGAGGATTACAAGATATTTCCCGATACGATGAGCAAGGGGAAACTACTCACTCATCTCAAAGCCGTGGGCATGGCATGTGGCATTCGTACTACGCTGACTTGGCATGTCGGAAGACATAGCTTCGGTACGCTGACTTTGGAGGCAGGTATTCCGATAGAGAGTATCGCCAAGATGATGGGACATTCGTCCATTGCCAGCACGCAAATCTATGCCCAAATCACCGACCAAAAGATTGCAACAGATATGGATAGACTGATGATTAAAAACGAGTATTGA
- a CDS encoding S8 family serine peptidase, whose translation MKKIYILFLSLFLVGLSSCRDDIAGDLQHEDRGGKTETRALSSDIFYWHNGERILLFPNSEKEYILYRASDENTLLQSISKGVSNVRSGELQQYTTSLYIPSKQQSEMKGEKLKWAVIPKNTTLSRRPEILYRGDFYTNEKGQSVGLSHLFYVKLKSEKDFEVLKGYARRYGLWIVSQNKYMPQWYTLAAIQTNSSTIDLANLFHETGLFEVAQPDIIVDEDLTFGNPNDPLFSTQWGLKNTGQAGGSGGFDIAFSQAYGITQGSSDVIVAVIDHGIALNHPDLNIYSSSYDTESGTSPSVIRGSHGTACAGIIGARTNNGIGIAGIASASPLMSISNNLRPSPDIAQKLADGFGFAWRNGASVISNSWGRLSPSSILEDAIREALSKGRNGKGCVVVFSAGNENASQVSYPASSIPDILVVGAMSPCGERKSFSSCDGENWGSNYGNALDVVAPGVKIQTTDLLGSSGYSSGNYYASFSGTSSACPHVAAVAALIISVKPELTQEKIVRAILRSARKLPSYSFSQIKTYGSWNAEVGYGLVNAFSALQYVMGDNIVYFNDKIVSNDENVFGRIIYSQNVLVRNGAKLLFTAQEEIEIAPPFTVEKNSEFEMRF comes from the coding sequence ATGAAAAAGATTTACATTTTATTCCTATCTCTCTTTCTTGTCGGATTAAGTTCTTGCCGAGATGACATCGCAGGAGATTTACAACACGAGGATAGAGGAGGAAAAACAGAAACAAGAGCTCTGTCAAGTGATATTTTTTACTGGCATAATGGAGAACGTATTTTGTTATTTCCCAATAGCGAAAAAGAGTATATTCTCTATCGAGCCTCAGATGAAAATACCCTGCTTCAAAGTATCTCAAAGGGAGTTTCAAATGTGAGAAGTGGAGAATTGCAGCAGTATACTACTTCGTTGTATATCCCCTCAAAACAACAATCAGAGATGAAAGGAGAAAAATTAAAATGGGCTGTTATTCCCAAGAATACCACTTTATCCAGACGTCCTGAGATTTTGTACAGAGGAGATTTTTATACTAATGAAAAAGGTCAATCTGTCGGACTATCTCACTTGTTTTACGTCAAATTAAAATCTGAAAAAGACTTTGAAGTACTAAAGGGGTATGCAAGAAGATACGGTCTTTGGATTGTTTCCCAAAATAAGTATATGCCTCAATGGTATACGTTAGCTGCAATACAGACAAATTCCTCTACCATTGATTTAGCAAATCTTTTTCACGAGACAGGCTTATTCGAGGTGGCTCAACCTGACATAATTGTTGATGAAGACCTTACTTTCGGCAATCCTAATGACCCATTATTCTCTACCCAATGGGGATTAAAAAACACAGGTCAAGCAGGAGGTAGCGGAGGTTTTGATATTGCATTTAGTCAGGCTTATGGAATAACACAAGGGAGTTCCGATGTTATTGTTGCAGTAATTGATCATGGAATTGCATTAAATCATCCTGATTTAAATATTTATTCTTCCAGTTATGATACAGAAAGTGGAACTTCTCCGAGTGTAATTCGAGGTTCTCATGGTACCGCATGTGCTGGGATAATTGGAGCAAGAACGAATAATGGCATTGGAATTGCGGGAATTGCCTCTGCGTCACCTTTGATGTCTATTAGTAATAATTTAAGGCCTTCGCCAGACATTGCACAAAAACTTGCTGATGGATTTGGGTTTGCATGGAGAAATGGAGCTTCTGTAATTTCCAATTCATGGGGAAGACTTTCTCCTTCTTCCATATTAGAAGATGCTATAAGGGAAGCCCTAAGTAAGGGTAGGAATGGAAAGGGCTGTGTTGTCGTTTTTTCAGCTGGCAACGAAAATGCTTCGCAAGTCAGCTATCCAGCATCATCTATTCCTGATATATTGGTAGTAGGAGCAATGAGTCCCTGTGGAGAACGTAAGAGTTTTTCTTCTTGTGATGGAGAAAACTGGGGAAGCAATTATGGGAACGCTTTGGATGTTGTAGCACCTGGAGTCAAAATACAGACAACTGACTTACTTGGTTCTTCTGGATATTCTTCAGGAAATTATTACGCCTCTTTCAGTGGAACCTCTTCAGCATGTCCACATGTCGCTGCTGTTGCTGCGCTAATCATATCCGTGAAACCTGAATTAACACAGGAAAAGATTGTTAGAGCGATTCTTAGAAGTGCGAGAAAATTACCGTCTTACTCTTTTTCTCAAATAAAGACCTATGGTTCTTGGAATGCAGAAGTTGGGTATGGTCTTGTCAATGCCTTTTCTGCTCTTCAATATGTTATGGGAGACAATATCGTTTATTTTAACGATAAGATAGTGTCCAATGATGAGAATGTATTTGGAAGAATAATCTATTCACAAAATGTACTTGTAAGAAATGGGGCAAAACTCCTTTTTACAGCCCAAGAAGAAATAGAGATAGCACCTCCTTTTACAGTTGAAAAGAATAGCGAATTTGAGATGAGATTTTAG
- a CDS encoding bifunctional 2-polyprenyl-6-hydroxyphenol methylase/3-demethylubiquinol 3-O-methyltransferase UbiG, with amino-acid sequence MQKRHTDRKRYFCELATTSGSFYVDYVKKYKNIDSATRILEVGCGEGGNLLPFARLGAKVVGVDLSEARIEQARIFFLETNQKGEFHNVDFLQMASPRSEDLFDIVLVHDVIEHIEPQFKEAFISRIKMFIKDDGIVFFRFPAWQMPFGGHQQICRSPLLAKIPFIHLLSKRAYRWLLSAFGESVPCIEELLSIKRSRVTIEKFESLCRKLEYQVLDRILWFINPHYKVKFNIPAIKLKLCKHIPYLRNLFSTSCFYIITPQKKVLR; translated from the coding sequence ATGCAAAAGAGACACACAGATAGGAAGAGGTATTTCTGCGAATTAGCTACTACATCGGGTTCGTTTTACGTGGATTACGTAAAAAAGTACAAGAATATTGATTCTGCCACACGAATATTAGAAGTAGGGTGCGGTGAAGGAGGAAATCTATTACCCTTTGCGAGATTAGGTGCAAAAGTTGTTGGAGTAGATTTATCTGAGGCTCGAATTGAGCAGGCTCGTATCTTTTTTCTCGAAACCAATCAAAAAGGCGAGTTCCACAATGTGGATTTTCTTCAGATGGCATCTCCTCGAAGCGAGGATTTGTTTGACATCGTATTGGTACATGATGTGATAGAGCATATTGAACCGCAATTCAAGGAAGCTTTTATATCTCGAATTAAGATGTTTATCAAAGATGATGGGATTGTTTTTTTTCGATTCCCTGCTTGGCAAATGCCATTCGGAGGACATCAACAAATTTGTAGAAGCCCATTGCTTGCAAAGATTCCCTTCATACATCTACTCTCCAAAAGAGCTTATAGGTGGCTTCTCTCAGCCTTTGGGGAAAGTGTACCTTGTATTGAAGAACTTCTAAGTATAAAACGCTCGAGGGTGACAATAGAGAAGTTCGAGTCTTTGTGTCGAAAACTCGAATATCAGGTTTTAGATAGAATTCTTTGGTTTATAAATCCGCATTACAAGGTGAAGTTTAACATCCCAGCAATCAAGTTGAAGTTGTGTAAACACATTCCCTATCTAAGAAATCTCTTTTCAACATCGTGTTTCTATATCATAACCCCACAAAAGAAAGTGTTAAGATGA
- a CDS encoding tail fiber domain-containing protein yields the protein MKRILSTMVATLVVVLFSICDATGQIRYMSDGKMTIGNTDPFAFYHYTVAGTGMYFKFPGDYSNFFQIDVTPAAPRLAGHGDQIVFYNTQTNTFNSIQVHRVFNYSDARAKSGIAPLNRGMDIIKRLRPVTYNFIGNETRSFRTAYNEYTKNNMEIGLLAQDVEAILPNLVYTDSEGRKLVDYTSLIPVLIDAVKTLQKEIETLKKQK from the coding sequence ATGAAACGTATTCTATCTACTATGGTAGCGACACTTGTTGTCGTTCTGTTCTCTATCTGCGATGCAACAGGGCAAATAAGGTATATGTCTGATGGGAAAATGACTATCGGAAATACGGATCCTTTTGCATTTTATCATTACACGGTTGCAGGTACGGGTATGTACTTTAAATTTCCTGGAGATTACAGCAACTTCTTCCAAATTGATGTGACCCCAGCGGCTCCTCGCTTAGCAGGACATGGTGACCAAATTGTGTTTTACAATACACAAACGAACACTTTTAATAGTATTCAAGTGCACAGAGTCTTCAACTACTCGGATGCTCGTGCAAAGTCAGGTATAGCACCCCTTAATCGAGGGATGGATATTATCAAAAGACTTCGTCCTGTTACCTATAATTTTATAGGTAACGAGACAAGGTCTTTCAGAACGGCTTATAATGAATATACCAAAAACAACATGGAAATTGGGTTGTTAGCTCAAGATGTTGAAGCCATTCTTCCCAACTTAGTCTATACGGACAGCGAAGGACGAAAACTTGTTGATTATACCTCTTTGATCCCCGTACTTATCGATGCGGTCAAGACTCTACAGAAAGAGATCGAGACCCTGAAAAAACAGAAATAG
- a CDS encoding helix-turn-helix domain-containing protein has product MEHEIVNKETPEMKQLISGIREVSKRLLEIAQTHRPFFGGEIYLTGREVCERLFVSPRTLQDYRDKGIIPYTQIAGKILYRLSDIDRLLQENYHSVSTR; this is encoded by the coding sequence ATGGAACACGAAATCGTAAACAAAGAAACACCCGAAATGAAACAACTCATCTCAGGCATCAGAGAAGTGAGCAAACGCCTTCTGGAGATTGCCCAAACGCACCGTCCGTTCTTCGGAGGAGAAATCTACCTCACGGGGCGAGAGGTCTGCGAACGGCTTTTCGTCAGCCCTCGCACCTTGCAGGACTATCGGGACAAGGGTATCATTCCTTACACCCAAATCGCAGGGAAAATACTCTATCGCCTCTCCGACATCGACCGACTGCTCCAAGAAAACTATCATTCAGTTTCGACACGCTGA
- a CDS encoding helix-turn-helix domain-containing protein has protein sequence MRFTAIDTSAWEELKKSIEELALCVREQFGTKPELPDLLHNGDVCRILNISKRTLQHYRDTSVLPFIQIGHKCYYKREDVEALLEKSNRKIQ, from the coding sequence ATGAGATTTACCGCCATCGACACCTCCGCGTGGGAGGAACTGAAAAAGAGCATCGAAGAGCTGGCTCTTTGTGTGAGAGAACAATTCGGTACGAAGCCCGAACTTCCTGACCTGTTGCACAACGGGGACGTGTGCCGAATACTGAACATCAGCAAGCGGACGCTCCAGCACTATCGGGACACGTCCGTGCTGCCCTTCATCCAAATCGGGCATAAGTGCTATTACAAACGTGAGGATGTGGAAGCACTCCTCGAAAAGTCGAACCGAAAAATACAATGA
- a CDS encoding toprim domain-containing protein, whose amino-acid sequence MKSRYYDLQHIKAIPIADYLHACGIEPAKRYNGYALYHAPYREDPNASLKVDFRQNLWHDYGTSQGGSIIDLVMRMQGCSAYEAMAHLAEEKATTLAPSSFHREAHTERKRNEQRQNDARRILSISEELPLHLQNYLREVRKIDLAVASPYLRHIRYEVGGREYSAIGFPNRAGGYELRGDKTFKGTIAPKDISVVAGEANNTPHCIFEGFMDFLSYLTMKGEESISPSIVLNSVSNLPRAIAYLCKNGILSVRAFFDNDQAGRQALQGIQSSGIKVEDMSRHYSQHKDLNDYHIAQCKQEQKEQQRKPVIVKHKIR is encoded by the coding sequence ATGAAATCAAGATATTACGATTTACAACATATCAAGGCGATACCGATAGCCGACTATCTGCACGCCTGCGGCATCGAGCCTGCGAAGCGTTACAACGGCTACGCCCTCTATCACGCACCCTACCGAGAAGACCCCAACGCCAGCCTGAAAGTGGACTTTCGGCAAAATCTGTGGCACGACTACGGCACAAGCCAAGGTGGAAGCATCATCGACCTTGTGATGCGGATGCAAGGATGCAGTGCCTATGAAGCAATGGCACATCTTGCCGAAGAGAAAGCGACAACCCTCGCACCCTCTTCCTTTCATCGTGAAGCACACACGGAGCGGAAGAGAAATGAACAGCGACAAAATGATGCAAGGCGTATTCTCTCCATTAGTGAAGAATTGCCTCTGCACCTGCAAAACTATCTCCGAGAAGTACGCAAGATAGACCTTGCCGTGGCAAGTCCTTATCTCCGTCATATTCGCTACGAAGTGGGAGGAAGAGAATACTCTGCCATCGGCTTTCCCAACCGAGCTGGAGGGTACGAGCTTCGGGGCGACAAGACATTCAAGGGAACGATCGCACCAAAGGATATATCCGTAGTTGCAGGAGAAGCGAACAACACCCCTCACTGCATCTTCGAGGGCTTTATGGACTTCCTTTCCTATCTCACAATGAAAGGGGAAGAAAGCATTTCGCCTTCCATAGTTCTGAACTCCGTCAGCAATCTACCACGAGCCATCGCCTATCTCTGCAAGAATGGCATTCTCTCCGTCCGTGCATTCTTCGACAACGACCAAGCAGGACGGCAAGCTCTTCAGGGTATCCAATCTTCAGGCATCAAGGTAGAGGATATGAGCCGACACTATTCCCAACATAAAGACCTCAACGACTACCATATTGCTCAATGTAAGCAAGAACAAAAAGAACAACAGCGGAAACCTGTTATTGTCAAACACAAAATAAGATAA
- a CDS encoding DUF3408 domain-containing protein gives MKEEFDLSRYLNHSEKSDGSQILSELISKAVSTKQETEQAEPMKQSESSQHSSVSEQTLPSESLNEAKEAVKAEHSEQEKRQAISSIPRRISHKQRQESLESYREAFLLPHKIIDRKATYLSRSTWERLEFVVRRLGDYGANVSSFLECIALRHLEEYSEDIERWRKL, from the coding sequence ATGAAAGAAGAATTTGATTTGTCACGCTATTTGAACCATTCCGAAAAATCCGATGGCTCACAGATACTTTCTGAACTTATCAGTAAAGCCGTTTCCACTAAACAAGAAACTGAGCAAGCAGAGCCAATGAAGCAATCTGAAAGCTCACAGCATTCCTCTGTATCCGAGCAGACATTGCCTTCCGAGTCTTTGAATGAAGCAAAGGAAGCCGTGAAAGCAGAGCACTCCGAGCAGGAGAAGCGACAAGCGATATCAAGCATTCCGAGACGTATCAGCCACAAGCAACGACAAGAGAGCTTGGAGAGCTATCGGGAAGCCTTTCTCTTGCCCCATAAAATCATCGACCGAAAAGCAACCTATCTCAGTCGCTCCACGTGGGAACGCTTGGAGTTCGTTGTCCGTCGCTTGGGCGATTACGGGGCGAATGTTTCCAGTTTCTTGGAGTGCATAGCTCTCCGACATCTGGAGGAATATAGCGAGGACATAGAACGCTGGCGCAAACTTTAA
- a CDS encoding ribbon-helix-helix protein, CopG family — protein sequence MKPKTDKEKRKKKSNKTCLLRVRCSEEEKARIQKRAERTGKKLSEFCREALLTGEIVAVPQLGEHEREAIRVLQRVSYFFSHISNLIKTKDPSWVAIAKNLSCISLHAFERFYSPRYRITDEIYDVLNMKRNDSEVQSHSTR from the coding sequence ATGAAACCCAAAACAGATAAAGAGAAAAGGAAGAAGAAGTCCAATAAGACCTGCCTTCTTCGGGTACGCTGCTCCGAAGAGGAGAAAGCAAGGATACAAAAGCGAGCGGAACGGACGGGCAAGAAACTCTCCGAGTTCTGTCGGGAGGCATTGCTTACCGGAGAGATTGTTGCCGTTCCCCAATTGGGAGAACACGAACGGGAAGCCATTCGGGTATTGCAACGGGTCAGCTACTTCTTCAGTCACATTTCCAACTTGATTAAGACGAAAGACCCCTCTTGGGTTGCCATTGCCAAGAACCTTTCTTGCATTTCACTACACGCTTTCGAGCGATTTTACAGTCCTCGGTATCGGATTACGGACGAGATATATGATGTTCTAAATATGAAGCGCAATGATAGCGAAGTGCAAAGCCATAGCACACGGTAA
- a CDS encoding relaxase/mobilization nuclease domain-containing protein has translation MIAKCKAIAHGKTALEYIFRETKLKNKLLIQNLCRDTAERIYEEMNLVNRFNSRCRNKFLRMEIGIAPKDEAGMNWKKLREIACEFIQAMKLQEYQVVAVTHKDTDNLHIHVIANRMSMNGAVYDTTFVSNKAARVAEELSRKHGLTIANEIRAEKRYQKPRANQAREASKEKLRTMAYGLLGKYTNGGVNGYASFRYDLRRQGVTVEQMKNKKGKVYGLKFHFEGQTFKASEIGREFGYNSLLKQFGLSYAAPYHSSVPIYQPKEPLQEEKLQPTSSPAPNLVESVVDVAEGIASGVGGVLDFQVHGEDYAETAFQRRLRHEADKKKKRGRRM, from the coding sequence ATGATAGCGAAGTGCAAAGCCATAGCACACGGTAAGACGGCATTGGAGTATATCTTCCGAGAAACGAAGCTCAAGAATAAGCTCTTAATCCAGAACCTTTGCAGAGATACGGCAGAGAGAATATACGAAGAGATGAACCTTGTCAATCGGTTCAACAGCCGTTGTCGCAACAAATTCCTGCGGATGGAAATCGGTATCGCTCCGAAAGATGAAGCAGGAATGAATTGGAAGAAGCTCCGAGAAATAGCCTGTGAGTTTATCCAAGCAATGAAATTGCAGGAGTATCAGGTGGTAGCCGTTACGCATAAGGATACCGACAATCTGCACATTCATGTCATTGCCAATCGGATGAGTATGAACGGGGCGGTTTATGATACGACCTTTGTAAGTAACAAGGCAGCACGGGTGGCAGAGGAATTAAGTCGCAAGCACGGTCTGACGATTGCCAATGAGATACGGGCAGAGAAAAGGTATCAAAAGCCGAGAGCCAATCAGGCACGGGAGGCGAGCAAGGAGAAACTGCGCACAATGGCTTACGGCTTGTTGGGAAAGTATACGAATGGCGGAGTGAATGGCTATGCTTCCTTTCGATATGATTTGAGACGACAAGGAGTAACCGTTGAACAGATGAAGAACAAGAAAGGTAAAGTCTATGGACTGAAGTTTCATTTTGAGGGGCAGACGTTCAAGGCTTCGGAGATAGGACGAGAGTTTGGATACAACTCTCTGTTGAAACAATTCGGGTTGTCCTATGCCGCTCCCTACCACTCTTCTGTTCCGATTTATCAGCCGAAAGAACCTTTACAGGAAGAAAAGCTACAGCCAACATCAAGCCCGGCACCGAATCTTGTCGAAAGTGTGGTGGATGTGGCTGAAGGGATTGCATCGGGAGTTGGCGGTGTGTTGGACTTCCAAGTCCACGGAGAGGATTATGCGGAGACCGCCTTTCAGCGAAGATTGCGCCACGAAGCCGACAAGAAAAAGAAACGGGGACGGAGGATGTAG